The following coding sequences are from one Nicotiana tabacum cultivar K326 chromosome 1, ASM71507v2, whole genome shotgun sequence window:
- the LOC107811559 gene encoding uncharacterized protein LOC107811559 isoform X1, whose product MGEHEGWAEPSGLCPNGLLPNAESEQMIRALDSERWSRAEERTAELIGCIQPNQPSEERRNAVADYVQRLIMKCFPCQVFTFGSVPLKTYLPDGDIDLTAFSNNQTLKDTWAYQVRDMLEEEEKNENAEFRVKEVQYIQAEVKLIKCLVENIVVDISFNQLGGLCTLCFLEEVDHLINQNHLFKRSIILIKAWCYYESRILGAHHGLISTYALETLVLYIFHMFNNSFAGPLEVLYRFLEFFSNFDWDNFCVSLWGPVSISSLPDVTAEPPRKDEGELLLSKLFLEACSSVYAVFPVGQENQGQPFVSKHFNVIDPLRVNNNLGRSVSKGNFYRIRSAFGFGAKRLARLLDCPKEDLIHEVNQFFMNTLDRHGSGQRPDAPGPELLRLRFSTPDDLPDSEYFRVNSSGKKVNGKSSGRDFEVEGTQSPIVSSQHGIHLSGSFSRMNDTAQKNHGNLSTSRVSDQKKKERNLKSDQIGIDTQGRFVFSRTRSSPELTDMYGEVTTAQGRRGKAQESAKMQPTPLRQDSSNWRKNQGSENLASQNGRSDTSSIRHFPSHQSLEAVADSNSRSNSFSRDAGLDAPNEELCSTQGMMHQDEQDLVNLMASTSVHGFNGQVHLPFNWAAAQLPFPISPSILASMGYNQRNIPGLVPTNFPPAFSNVQFPHGMISPHLNHYFPGLGLSPASEDSIDRNSENFSSTDMNSGEAIKDFWQEPDAGSNVEFDLQNGNYEIPQSDDKTHAVESGSNFVPSSWATGSSNRAQQKHTKEKHGPIKEEHSDDIQFQDNIRMTDVYAEERLASSRFSSAAHSKTSSESSWDGSSTKSTKSTRGRRGNKTGDAEPTTGYRKVKMMSDHKSNQAVEDDQDWNSVSNLGTEMSESSQGIISMHIARQHMPDYEGAQTSGSDPIVPIAPMLIRPGSQQRMTDNSGVIAFYPTGPPVPFLTMLPIYNIPPESGTPDVSTGHFGREECFPNRDLGQNLDPSEGLDHSENENNKHKSDILNSDFASHWQNLQYGRFCQDPRPGPHVYPSPVMVPPAYLKGHFPWDGPGRPMSASMSLFTQLMSCGPRILPISPLQSVSNRPPNMLQHYVAEMPRYRSGTGTYLPNPKASVRDRHSSGTRRGNYNHDRNDNYGDREGNWNANSKSRAGWRNYNRSQSEKLNSRLDRPASSESRTDRSWNSHRHDSFPSYPSQNGPLHANSSPSVLPSMVHGMYPLTSMNPSAVSSNGPGVPPVVMFYPFDHNSTYNSHGEQVEFGSVGPVGFSGVNKQVHPGDGSQLRGAFEEQRFHAVSVQRSSPDRPSSPHYQRKKTEKW is encoded by the exons ATGGGAGAACATGAGGGATGGGCAGAGCCAAGTGGGCTATGTCCGAACGGGCTATTGCCCAATGCAGAATCAGAACAGATGATCCGAGCCCTTGACTCGGAGAGATGGTCAAGGGCTGAGGAAAGGACTGCTGAGTTAATTGGCTGCATTCAGCCTAACCAGCCGTCTGAGGAGCGCAGAAATGCTGTTGCTGATTACGTCCAACGCCTCATCATGAAGTGCTTCCCTTGTCAG GTTTTCACTTTTGGTTCAGTACCATTGAAGACTTATCTTCCTGATGGAGACATTGATTTAACTGCCTTCAGTAATAACCAAACTTTGAAAGATACATGGGCTTATCAGGTTCGGGATATGTTAGAGgaggaagagaaaaatgaaaatgcTGAATTTCGTGTCAAGGAGGTTCAGTACATTCAAGCTGAA GTAAAGTTAATAAAATGCTTAGTTGAAAACATCGTGGTTGACATTTCTTTCAATCAGCTAGGGGGTTTGTGTACCCTTTGCTTCCTTGAGGAG GTCGATCACCTGATAAACCAGAATCACTTGTTCAAGCGCAGCATTATTTTGATTAAGGCCTGGTGTTATTATGAGAGCCGTATATTGGGTGCTCATCACGGTCTTATTTCAACTTATGCCTTGGAGACCTTAGTTCTTTACATATTTCACATGTTCAACAATTCGTTTGCTGGGCCACTTGAG GTTCTATATCGCTTCTTGGAGTTCTTCAGCAACTTTGATTGGGACAACTTTTGTGTTAGCTTGTGGGGGCCTGTGTCGATTAGTTCTCTTCCTGATGTCACTG CGGAACCTCCTCGAAAAGATGAGGGAGAATTGCTTCTCAGCAAATTGTTTCTTGAGGCCTGTAGCTCCGTATATGCTGTTTTCCCTGTTGGCCAGGAAAACCAAGGACAACCATTCGTTTCTAAACATTTTAATGTGATTGATCCTTTACGAGTAAACAACAACCTTGGCCGCAGTGTGAGTAAAG GTAATTTCTATAGGATACGGAGTGCATTTGGCTTTGGTGCCAAAAGACTAGCAAGATTACTGGACTGCCCCAAAGAAGATCTAATTCATGAAGTAAATCAGTTCTTTATGAATACGCTGGACAGACATGGTAGTGGCCAAAGGCCTGATGCACCAGGGCCCGAGTTGTTGCGCCTGAGATTTTCAACACCGGATGACCTACCCGACTCCGAGTATTTTAGGGTCAACTCTAGTGGGAAAAAGGTGAATGGAAAATCTTCTGGTCGTGATTTTGAGGTGGAAGGAACTCAATCACCTATTGTTTCCTCTCAACATGGTATTCATTTATCTGGAAGCTTCTCTAGAATGAATGATACCGCCCAAAAGAACCATGGGAATTTGAGCACCTCAAGGGTATCTgatcaaaagaaaaaagagagaaatttgAAATCTGATCAAATAGGAATTGATACACAGGGTAGGTTTGTTTTTTCTAGAACACGGTCTAGTCCTGAGCTGACTGACATGTATGGTGAAGTTACTACTGCTCAAGGAAGGCGTGGAAAAGCTCAGGAGTCTGCAAAAATGCAACCTACTCCATTGAGGCAGGACAGCAGTAACTGGAGGAAGAATCAAGGATCTGAAAATTTAGCAAGCCAGAATGGTCGATCTGACACTTCATCGATCAGACATTTTCCATCTCATCAAAGTCTCGAAGCCGTTGCTGACTCCAACAGTAGATCAAATAGCTTTAGCCGAGATGCGGGATTAGATGCTCCAAATGAAGAGCTTTGTAGTACACAGGGGATGATGCATCAGGATGAGCAAGATCTTGTGAATCTGATGGCATCTACTTCGGTCCATGGTTTTAATGGTCAGGTTCACTTGCCATTTAATTGGGCTGCAGCCCAACTGCCTTTCCCTATCTCGCCCTCCATTCTGGCTTCTATGGGATATAATCAACGAAATATTCCAGGATTGGTTCCCACTAATTTTCCTCCTGCATTTTCCAATGTGCAATTTCCTCATGGTATGATTTCGCCCCACTTAAATCATTACTTCCCAGGCCTTGGGTTGAGTCCAGCTTCTGAAGATTCAATTGACCGGAATAGTGAAAATTTTAGTTCTACGGATATGAACTCAGGCGAGGCAATCAAAGATTTCTGGCAGGAGCCAGATGCAGGTTCTAACGTTGAATTTGACCTACAAAACGGAAATTATGAAATACCTCAATCTGATGATAAAACACATGCAGTCGAGTCAGGTTCTAATTTTGTTCCTTCATCTTGGGCGACTGGCTCCAGTAATAGAGCTCAGCAGAAGCATACAAAGGAAAAACATGGGCCAATCAAGGAAGAACATTCTGATGATATTCAGTTTCAGGATAACATAAGAATGACCGATGTTTACGCTGAAGAAAGATTGGCAAGTTCAAGGTTCTCATCCGCTGCTCACAGCAAAACCTCTTCTGAGAGTTCTTGGGATGGGTCTTCTACTAAAAGTACAAAGTCAACAAGGGGAAGACGGGGAAATAAAACAGGTGATGCTGAGCCAACTACTGGTTACAGAAAAGTTAAGATGATGTCTGACCATAAATCTAACCAAGCCGTGGAAGATGATCAGGATTGGAACTCTGTTTCAAACTTGGGTACCGAAATGTCTGAGAGTAGCCAGGGCATTATTTCCATGCACATTGCAAGGCAACATATGCCTGATTATGAAGGTGCTCAGACAAGTGGATCTGACCCAATAGTGCCCATTGCACCAATGCTCATAAGGCCTGGTTCTCAGCAAAGAATGACGGATAATTCTGGGGTTATTGCATTTTATCCCACCGGGCCACCAGTTCCCTTTCTTACAATGCTTCCAATATATAATATTCCACCTGAGTCTGGAACTCCTGATGTATCAACCGGCCACTTCGGAAGAGAAGAATGCTTTCCCAATCGTGATTTAGGCCAGAACCTTGATCCTTCTGAGGGACTTGACCACAGtgaaaatgaaaataataaacataagTCTGATATACTTAACAGTGACTTTGCTAGTCATTGGCAAAATTTACAGTATGGACGGTTTTGCCAAGATCCCAGGCCTGGGCCTCATGTTTATCCTTCTCCTGTTATGGTACCGCCTGCATACTTAAAAGGCCATTTCCCGTGGGATGGTCCTGGAAGACCGATGTCAGCGAGCATGAGCCTTTTTACTCAATTGATGAGCTGTGGTCCTCGTATATTACCCATCTCACCGCTACAATCTGTTTCAAATCGACCTCCCAATATGCTTCAACATTATGTAGCTGAGATGCCGAGATATCGTAGCGGGACTGGGACATACTTGCCAAATCCA AAGGCTTCGGTCAGGGATCGTCACTCTTCCGGTACAAGAAGGGGGAATTACAACCATGACAGAAATGATAACTATGGTGACAGAGAGGGTAACTGGAATGCGAATTCGAAATCCCGTGCCGGTTGGCGCAACTACAACCGCAGCCAATCTGAGAAATTAAACTCAAGATTGGATCGACCAGCATCCAGTGAGAGCCGAACTGACAGATCATGGAACTCTCATAGACACGATTCCTTCCCTTCATATCCGTCTCAAAATGGTCCATTGCATGCAAACTCAAGCCCAAGTGTGCTTCCCAGTATGGTGCATGGCATGTATCCTTTAACGTCAATGAACCCAAGTGCAGTGTCTTCAAATGGACCTGGTGTCCCTCCTGTTGTAATGTTTTATCCGTTTGACCATAATTCTACTTACAATTCACATGGAGAACAGGTTGAGTTCGGATCTGTGGGTCCAGTAGGTTTCTCAGGTGTAAACAAACAAGTCCATCCAGGTGATGGAAGTCAACTAAGGGGAGCATTTGAGGAACAGAGATTTCATGCAGTCTCTGTGCAACGGTCTTCTCCTGATCGGCCATCTTCACCGCATTATCAAAG AAAGAAGACTGAGAAGTGGTGA
- the LOC107811559 gene encoding uncharacterized protein LOC107811559 isoform X2, with protein sequence MVFTFGSVPLKTYLPDGDIDLTAFSNNQTLKDTWAYQVRDMLEEEEKNENAEFRVKEVQYIQAEVKLIKCLVENIVVDISFNQLGGLCTLCFLEEVDHLINQNHLFKRSIILIKAWCYYESRILGAHHGLISTYALETLVLYIFHMFNNSFAGPLEVLYRFLEFFSNFDWDNFCVSLWGPVSISSLPDVTAEPPRKDEGELLLSKLFLEACSSVYAVFPVGQENQGQPFVSKHFNVIDPLRVNNNLGRSVSKGNFYRIRSAFGFGAKRLARLLDCPKEDLIHEVNQFFMNTLDRHGSGQRPDAPGPELLRLRFSTPDDLPDSEYFRVNSSGKKVNGKSSGRDFEVEGTQSPIVSSQHGIHLSGSFSRMNDTAQKNHGNLSTSRVSDQKKKERNLKSDQIGIDTQGRFVFSRTRSSPELTDMYGEVTTAQGRRGKAQESAKMQPTPLRQDSSNWRKNQGSENLASQNGRSDTSSIRHFPSHQSLEAVADSNSRSNSFSRDAGLDAPNEELCSTQGMMHQDEQDLVNLMASTSVHGFNGQVHLPFNWAAAQLPFPISPSILASMGYNQRNIPGLVPTNFPPAFSNVQFPHGMISPHLNHYFPGLGLSPASEDSIDRNSENFSSTDMNSGEAIKDFWQEPDAGSNVEFDLQNGNYEIPQSDDKTHAVESGSNFVPSSWATGSSNRAQQKHTKEKHGPIKEEHSDDIQFQDNIRMTDVYAEERLASSRFSSAAHSKTSSESSWDGSSTKSTKSTRGRRGNKTGDAEPTTGYRKVKMMSDHKSNQAVEDDQDWNSVSNLGTEMSESSQGIISMHIARQHMPDYEGAQTSGSDPIVPIAPMLIRPGSQQRMTDNSGVIAFYPTGPPVPFLTMLPIYNIPPESGTPDVSTGHFGREECFPNRDLGQNLDPSEGLDHSENENNKHKSDILNSDFASHWQNLQYGRFCQDPRPGPHVYPSPVMVPPAYLKGHFPWDGPGRPMSASMSLFTQLMSCGPRILPISPLQSVSNRPPNMLQHYVAEMPRYRSGTGTYLPNPKASVRDRHSSGTRRGNYNHDRNDNYGDREGNWNANSKSRAGWRNYNRSQSEKLNSRLDRPASSESRTDRSWNSHRHDSFPSYPSQNGPLHANSSPSVLPSMVHGMYPLTSMNPSAVSSNGPGVPPVVMFYPFDHNSTYNSHGEQVEFGSVGPVGFSGVNKQVHPGDGSQLRGAFEEQRFHAVSVQRSSPDRPSSPHYQRKKTEKW encoded by the exons ATG GTTTTCACTTTTGGTTCAGTACCATTGAAGACTTATCTTCCTGATGGAGACATTGATTTAACTGCCTTCAGTAATAACCAAACTTTGAAAGATACATGGGCTTATCAGGTTCGGGATATGTTAGAGgaggaagagaaaaatgaaaatgcTGAATTTCGTGTCAAGGAGGTTCAGTACATTCAAGCTGAA GTAAAGTTAATAAAATGCTTAGTTGAAAACATCGTGGTTGACATTTCTTTCAATCAGCTAGGGGGTTTGTGTACCCTTTGCTTCCTTGAGGAG GTCGATCACCTGATAAACCAGAATCACTTGTTCAAGCGCAGCATTATTTTGATTAAGGCCTGGTGTTATTATGAGAGCCGTATATTGGGTGCTCATCACGGTCTTATTTCAACTTATGCCTTGGAGACCTTAGTTCTTTACATATTTCACATGTTCAACAATTCGTTTGCTGGGCCACTTGAG GTTCTATATCGCTTCTTGGAGTTCTTCAGCAACTTTGATTGGGACAACTTTTGTGTTAGCTTGTGGGGGCCTGTGTCGATTAGTTCTCTTCCTGATGTCACTG CGGAACCTCCTCGAAAAGATGAGGGAGAATTGCTTCTCAGCAAATTGTTTCTTGAGGCCTGTAGCTCCGTATATGCTGTTTTCCCTGTTGGCCAGGAAAACCAAGGACAACCATTCGTTTCTAAACATTTTAATGTGATTGATCCTTTACGAGTAAACAACAACCTTGGCCGCAGTGTGAGTAAAG GTAATTTCTATAGGATACGGAGTGCATTTGGCTTTGGTGCCAAAAGACTAGCAAGATTACTGGACTGCCCCAAAGAAGATCTAATTCATGAAGTAAATCAGTTCTTTATGAATACGCTGGACAGACATGGTAGTGGCCAAAGGCCTGATGCACCAGGGCCCGAGTTGTTGCGCCTGAGATTTTCAACACCGGATGACCTACCCGACTCCGAGTATTTTAGGGTCAACTCTAGTGGGAAAAAGGTGAATGGAAAATCTTCTGGTCGTGATTTTGAGGTGGAAGGAACTCAATCACCTATTGTTTCCTCTCAACATGGTATTCATTTATCTGGAAGCTTCTCTAGAATGAATGATACCGCCCAAAAGAACCATGGGAATTTGAGCACCTCAAGGGTATCTgatcaaaagaaaaaagagagaaatttgAAATCTGATCAAATAGGAATTGATACACAGGGTAGGTTTGTTTTTTCTAGAACACGGTCTAGTCCTGAGCTGACTGACATGTATGGTGAAGTTACTACTGCTCAAGGAAGGCGTGGAAAAGCTCAGGAGTCTGCAAAAATGCAACCTACTCCATTGAGGCAGGACAGCAGTAACTGGAGGAAGAATCAAGGATCTGAAAATTTAGCAAGCCAGAATGGTCGATCTGACACTTCATCGATCAGACATTTTCCATCTCATCAAAGTCTCGAAGCCGTTGCTGACTCCAACAGTAGATCAAATAGCTTTAGCCGAGATGCGGGATTAGATGCTCCAAATGAAGAGCTTTGTAGTACACAGGGGATGATGCATCAGGATGAGCAAGATCTTGTGAATCTGATGGCATCTACTTCGGTCCATGGTTTTAATGGTCAGGTTCACTTGCCATTTAATTGGGCTGCAGCCCAACTGCCTTTCCCTATCTCGCCCTCCATTCTGGCTTCTATGGGATATAATCAACGAAATATTCCAGGATTGGTTCCCACTAATTTTCCTCCTGCATTTTCCAATGTGCAATTTCCTCATGGTATGATTTCGCCCCACTTAAATCATTACTTCCCAGGCCTTGGGTTGAGTCCAGCTTCTGAAGATTCAATTGACCGGAATAGTGAAAATTTTAGTTCTACGGATATGAACTCAGGCGAGGCAATCAAAGATTTCTGGCAGGAGCCAGATGCAGGTTCTAACGTTGAATTTGACCTACAAAACGGAAATTATGAAATACCTCAATCTGATGATAAAACACATGCAGTCGAGTCAGGTTCTAATTTTGTTCCTTCATCTTGGGCGACTGGCTCCAGTAATAGAGCTCAGCAGAAGCATACAAAGGAAAAACATGGGCCAATCAAGGAAGAACATTCTGATGATATTCAGTTTCAGGATAACATAAGAATGACCGATGTTTACGCTGAAGAAAGATTGGCAAGTTCAAGGTTCTCATCCGCTGCTCACAGCAAAACCTCTTCTGAGAGTTCTTGGGATGGGTCTTCTACTAAAAGTACAAAGTCAACAAGGGGAAGACGGGGAAATAAAACAGGTGATGCTGAGCCAACTACTGGTTACAGAAAAGTTAAGATGATGTCTGACCATAAATCTAACCAAGCCGTGGAAGATGATCAGGATTGGAACTCTGTTTCAAACTTGGGTACCGAAATGTCTGAGAGTAGCCAGGGCATTATTTCCATGCACATTGCAAGGCAACATATGCCTGATTATGAAGGTGCTCAGACAAGTGGATCTGACCCAATAGTGCCCATTGCACCAATGCTCATAAGGCCTGGTTCTCAGCAAAGAATGACGGATAATTCTGGGGTTATTGCATTTTATCCCACCGGGCCACCAGTTCCCTTTCTTACAATGCTTCCAATATATAATATTCCACCTGAGTCTGGAACTCCTGATGTATCAACCGGCCACTTCGGAAGAGAAGAATGCTTTCCCAATCGTGATTTAGGCCAGAACCTTGATCCTTCTGAGGGACTTGACCACAGtgaaaatgaaaataataaacataagTCTGATATACTTAACAGTGACTTTGCTAGTCATTGGCAAAATTTACAGTATGGACGGTTTTGCCAAGATCCCAGGCCTGGGCCTCATGTTTATCCTTCTCCTGTTATGGTACCGCCTGCATACTTAAAAGGCCATTTCCCGTGGGATGGTCCTGGAAGACCGATGTCAGCGAGCATGAGCCTTTTTACTCAATTGATGAGCTGTGGTCCTCGTATATTACCCATCTCACCGCTACAATCTGTTTCAAATCGACCTCCCAATATGCTTCAACATTATGTAGCTGAGATGCCGAGATATCGTAGCGGGACTGGGACATACTTGCCAAATCCA AAGGCTTCGGTCAGGGATCGTCACTCTTCCGGTACAAGAAGGGGGAATTACAACCATGACAGAAATGATAACTATGGTGACAGAGAGGGTAACTGGAATGCGAATTCGAAATCCCGTGCCGGTTGGCGCAACTACAACCGCAGCCAATCTGAGAAATTAAACTCAAGATTGGATCGACCAGCATCCAGTGAGAGCCGAACTGACAGATCATGGAACTCTCATAGACACGATTCCTTCCCTTCATATCCGTCTCAAAATGGTCCATTGCATGCAAACTCAAGCCCAAGTGTGCTTCCCAGTATGGTGCATGGCATGTATCCTTTAACGTCAATGAACCCAAGTGCAGTGTCTTCAAATGGACCTGGTGTCCCTCCTGTTGTAATGTTTTATCCGTTTGACCATAATTCTACTTACAATTCACATGGAGAACAGGTTGAGTTCGGATCTGTGGGTCCAGTAGGTTTCTCAGGTGTAAACAAACAAGTCCATCCAGGTGATGGAAGTCAACTAAGGGGAGCATTTGAGGAACAGAGATTTCATGCAGTCTCTGTGCAACGGTCTTCTCCTGATCGGCCATCTTCACCGCATTATCAAAG AAAGAAGACTGAGAAGTGGTGA